The region AAATCAAGAATCTATTCTTGTTGCATAATTGAATATTATTCTACTTGGCCAAATGTcatctgttttaattttctactAGTTCTAGCAACcaacattcttctttcttttcatgtgaATATCACCATTTCAAATTTCACATAGAGGGAAGATTATTCAGGGTTTCCCCTGGAGTGTGTTTCCCTGTGTTTTGCACATTAACGTTAAGTTGAGACTAGTTCAAGGATCCATGCCATGCCCATTCCTCTCTTTAGTGCAATCTTATGATTTAAGTGAAATTCAAAGAAGAATGTCTAAAAAAAGGTGAATTGGCACTATCCAGAAAGCCAGTAGAACTTTAAATTGTAATGTTTTACTTAGTAACCTACTTCTTCATGACATACTTAAAATTCTTTTAGATCATGAGTTTTCCTGAGTACCTTAACTAGTCTCAGATTCTGGTTCTTTTGTATGGAAACAATGCTCATGATTTCCACTGCACAGAGTGAAACCTGAGGTTGGTACTAGTTTCCTGAACCTTCCCTCTATATCTGAAATGGATAGTAAACAAAggatgaaaagagaaatgaataattCTGTATTATTCCATTTCATTTTACTATTTTCTCTTGATTGTTCTAGCTGTCATGTTAAAATGACAGTACATAACTCAGTTGTATAGGCTACTTGTGATActctgtgagtgagtgtgtgtgtgtgtgtgtgtgtgtgtgtgaagaggagTTATCATTTcatagctctgtagaccaggctgatcttatACTTTTGGAAGTCTTTCTGCAtatgccttccaagtgctaaagTTAGAGGTAGGCATGATATTTACTATATTTAGTGGGGAAAGAATACCAGTTTACATTATGGTAACATCAAAAGTGGGTAGAGTATTTTCAAGTGGGTTAGTATATTATCAGTACATTTCTCAAGATTATCATAGATTTTTGTCAGTTGTTTTCTCTTGTAAGTTTGCATATTTTTGTCTTTCCAGATTTTACTAGGGAAGAATGGTTGTGGCCAATGGCTCTTTGGTGTTGGAGTTCATTCTCTTGGGGATAACAGAGGAGCCTGAACTCCAAATACCcctcttcttactttttctaATAATATATATGGTAACCACATTAGGAAATTTGGCCTTGATCATCCTAATTGCCCTGAACTCTCAGCTTCACACtcccatgtacttttttctctttaacttgTCCCTCATAGATCTCTGTTATTCTTCAGTGATTACACCCAAAATGCTGATGAACTTCATACTAAAGAAGAATGTTATCTCTTATATGGGGTGCATGACTCAACTCTACTTCTTTTGCTTCTTTGCCATATCTGAATATTATGTATTAACATCaatggcctatgatcgctatgtggctATCTGTAATCCACTCTTGTATACCATTGCTATGTCCCCTAAGGTGTACTCCTATCTTATGCTTGGTTCATATTTGATGGGACTTTTGGGCGCCATGATCCACACTGTTTGCATGCTTCGACTGACCTTTTGTGATGGGAATAGCATCAATCACTATTTCTGTGACCTCCTCCCTTTACTGCAGCTCTCCTGCACCAGCACTTATGTCAATGAAATAGAGCTGTTAATTGTAGCAGGAAAGGATATTATTGTTCCTACTGCCATCATTCTTATTTCTTATGGCTTCATTCTGTACAACATATTCCAAGTGAGGTCCACTGAGAGCAGATACAAAGCCTTCAGTACCTGCAGTTCTCATATATttgctgtttctctgttttttggATCAAGCACATTTATGTatcttcagccctccacagctggGTCTATGGATGAGGGAAAAATTTCTTCCATCTTTTATACTATTGTGGTTCCCATGATGAATCCTTTAATCTATAGCTTCAGAAACAAAGATGTTAAAGTTGCCCTGAGAAAAACCCTGAGTAGGAGAATGTATTGATCAAAATTCAGTTTAACCCTTTTCTGCagttaaagataaaagaaattctgagtagagaaaaaaagtctttttgAGCACAGCTTTCTGTCATATTTCTTTCTGTCATGTGTTCATAAGTTGAAAATTATATTGTGTACACGTCCTTCATCTATAATATGTGCTTTATTAATTATCATTATATGTTATCCTATAATATAaagaatactttatttatctttaaaagtaatcctTGGTTATCAGCATGCCTTTGTGGTACACTAGTCACGTCTGCCACCTGAAATGAAATATGAATCTTATGTTATGCCTGTGCCTTTTTCTTCCTACTCTGGGcataaatatatcattttcaaATGTTGTCAGTTGATACATAGAGTTTTTAGTGCAATGACTGTTGCAGGTGTAAAGACTCTATCATACATTCTCTGCTCAATctctgaaaagttaaaaaaaaacacacaattgAGTTGATTTAGTTAGCAGTTTGATCTAAAtacatttagattttcttttcaaaagcagATAGCCAAGTCTGGGGTACAtcataatatttctgtttttgttccttCTGTGAATGgcaatatgaaaattaaaaggacaatataattatattgatGCAGTCCCAACTGAGAGTTAATTTAAAATCATAATTCACCTTTGGCAAGATTATTA is a window of Arvicanthis niloticus isolate mArvNil1 chromosome 26, mArvNil1.pat.X, whole genome shotgun sequence DNA encoding:
- the LOC143439008 gene encoding olfactory receptor 8B3-like, which gives rise to MVVANGSLVLEFILLGITEEPELQIPLFLLFLIIYMVTTLGNLALIILIALNSQLHTPMYFFLFNLSLIDLCYSSVITPKMLMNFILKKNVISYMGCMTQLYFFCFFAISEYYVLTSMAYDRYVAICNPLLYTIAMSPKVYSYLMLGSYLMGLLGAMIHTVCMLRLTFCDGNSINHYFCDLLPLLQLSCTSTYVNEIELLIVAGKDIIVPTAIILISYGFILYNIFQVRSTESRYKAFSTCSSHIFAVSLFFGSSTFMYLQPSTAGSMDEGKISSIFYTIVVPMMNPLIYSFRNKDVKVALRKTLSRRMY